A window from Terriglobales bacterium encodes these proteins:
- a CDS encoding lipid-binding SYLF domain-containing protein, producing MKRQCMSLTLVLFLAGTLFAGSNEKESDRVKQAGEVLKEIVNIPDNIPKDLFDRAECVIVLPSVKKFAIGIGGSYGRGVMTCRTGQHFTGPWSAPAMYALEGGNIGFQLGGQATDFVLLVMNPHGADSLLKSKVKLGADAAAAAGPKGRAATAATDVVMRAEILSYSRSRGLFAGISLEGSTLRQDNSANQKLYGRKITAREIVRQQRVGIPASGRELVAVLNHHSPRNLSDKQSLQ from the coding sequence ATGAAACGGCAGTGTATGTCTTTGACATTGGTACTCTTTCTAGCAGGTACTCTGTTTGCCGGGAGCAACGAAAAAGAATCTGATCGGGTGAAGCAGGCGGGTGAGGTGCTCAAAGAAATTGTTAACATTCCGGACAACATACCTAAAGATTTGTTCGATCGCGCCGAGTGCGTGATCGTATTGCCGTCGGTTAAGAAATTCGCCATTGGGATCGGCGGAAGCTATGGCCGCGGGGTTATGACGTGCCGCACCGGACAGCACTTCACCGGACCGTGGAGCGCTCCCGCAATGTATGCGCTGGAAGGCGGCAATATCGGGTTTCAACTGGGCGGGCAAGCCACTGACTTTGTCTTACTGGTGATGAACCCCCACGGCGCGGACTCGTTACTCAAGAGCAAGGTAAAGTTGGGCGCTGATGCTGCAGCCGCGGCCGGCCCCAAGGGTAGAGCCGCAACCGCCGCGACCGACGTGGTCATGCGAGCGGAAATACTTTCGTATTCACGGTCGCGGGGTTTGTTCGCGGGAATCTCGCTCGAAGGCTCAACCCTGCGTCAGGACAATAGCGCCAACCAGAAACTGTACGGCCGGAAGATCACCGCGCGCGAAATCGTACGCCAGCAAAGGGTCGGTATACCGGCATCAGGACGGGAACTGGTAGCGGTGTTGAATCACCATTCGCCCCGGAACCTGTCAGACAAACAATCGCTGCAGTAG
- a CDS encoding PilZ domain-containing protein: MQCLIVTQDPTLLAVVRGVFADLSIDLELRREAASAVDLCKTRHLDGLVIDCDDIPGGGEALSKIRNSPSNKSATIFAVVNGTTSVESAGTLGANYVLRKPVEKERLRSFLDLALARMEREHRRYFRYPVDLPVELQTATGETISVDLVNISEGGMAVRLNRKIELQGVLTIQLKLPSTEERTFNAKAVVAWTNPSLAGLRFLYVAAESELIFRSWMDTLEGQFQFRQSLKSGAQGAR; this comes from the coding sequence ATGCAGTGTCTTATTGTCACGCAGGACCCAACCTTACTCGCGGTTGTGCGGGGAGTGTTTGCCGACCTGAGCATTGACCTGGAGTTGCGGCGGGAAGCGGCTAGCGCCGTGGATCTATGTAAGACGCGTCACCTGGATGGCCTGGTCATTGATTGCGATGACATCCCCGGCGGTGGCGAAGCGCTCAGTAAAATCAGGAATAGCCCTTCCAACAAGTCCGCAACTATTTTTGCGGTGGTGAACGGCACTACCAGCGTAGAGAGTGCCGGTACGCTGGGAGCGAACTATGTTCTGCGCAAGCCGGTTGAAAAGGAACGGCTGCGCTCCTTTCTCGATCTTGCGCTCGCCAGAATGGAGCGCGAGCACCGCCGCTATTTCCGGTATCCGGTTGACCTCCCGGTAGAACTCCAGACCGCTACGGGAGAGACTATTTCCGTGGACCTGGTCAACATCAGTGAAGGCGGAATGGCGGTGCGGCTCAACCGTAAGATCGAACTGCAGGGAGTTCTTACTATCCAGTTAAAGCTGCCAAGTACGGAAGAGAGAACTTTCAACGCCAAGGCGGTGGTCGCCTGGACCAACCCGTCATTGGCAGGTCTGAGATTTCTCTACGTGGCTGCTGAAAGCGAACTCATCTTTCGCAGTTGGATGGACACCTTGGAAGGGCAGTTCCAATTCCGCCAGTCACTCAAGAGCGGAGCACAGGGCGCCCGGTAA